A single window of Marinobacter sp. LA51 DNA harbors:
- a CDS encoding polar amino acid ABC transporter substrate-binding protein yields the protein MRIVLLIISAFWFLPVSSQTLQIMGSDQGFLPFYYGDNLNKGILVEVINEFTVETGIAADFRPMARKRHAWALGKGLANAVFASPRWMPVPDRMHAVGPVLIWRDRVFAQTGRQPDSFDDLQGNICLRKWFVYSDRLERRIGTDLVRHDGYNAQQMLGMFLRNRCDYIVMNEMEFRFLALQVEVDSERYSTDLIDAEWPVYLGILKTETALIEAAETFFATYTVDVEAMLPKLPPPDRQTSIQWDN from the coding sequence ATGAGAATAGTCCTGCTGATCATCTCAGCATTCTGGTTCCTTCCAGTTTCGTCGCAAACGCTCCAGATCATGGGGTCGGATCAGGGCTTCCTGCCGTTTTATTATGGTGACAACCTTAACAAGGGCATCCTGGTCGAGGTGATTAATGAGTTCACGGTGGAGACGGGTATCGCAGCTGATTTCCGCCCTATGGCGCGCAAACGCCACGCCTGGGCCCTGGGAAAAGGACTAGCTAACGCGGTTTTCGCCAGCCCGCGTTGGATGCCGGTGCCGGACCGGATGCACGCTGTCGGACCGGTGTTAATCTGGCGTGACCGAGTGTTCGCTCAGACTGGCCGACAACCGGACTCCTTCGATGACCTTCAGGGCAACATCTGTCTGCGCAAATGGTTTGTTTACAGTGATCGACTCGAGCGGCGGATCGGGACCGACTTGGTCCGCCATGACGGTTACAATGCACAGCAGATGCTGGGAATGTTTCTGCGTAACCGGTGCGATTACATCGTCATGAACGAAATGGAGTTCCGGTTTTTGGCGCTGCAGGTGGAAGTCGATTCGGAACGTTACAGCACGGATCTGATCGACGCCGAATGGCCGGTCTATCTTGGTATCCTCAAAACCGAGACGGCTCTGATTGAAGCGGCGGAAACTTTTTTCGCTACCTACACGGTTGACGTGGAGGCCATGTTGCCCAAACTTCCGCCGCCGGACAGGCAAACCTCGATTCAGTGGGACAATTAG